From Syntrophobacterales bacterium:
CGCAGCTGCGGACAAGTTCTGCTCGGCATCATAAGCGACAGCCGACACCCCGTCAAACCGCTCGTTAGCCTCGATCTCTGCGACAAAAACGGAATGATCTTCGAGGGTCCCCGTCACGCTGGCTATGGGTTCAAGTCCCGCGCCCCAGACGTTCCGGAGTTCCTTGGCAAACGCTTCCGTATCGCCGATCGCTTTTACGTGAAAGCCCTTGATGGGCAAGGTCATCTTTGCCGGTTCATGCAGGAGATCCCGTAGGCGGATCCGTTCTTCCAAGAGCCCGTACACGAGGGCTTCGACCCGTGTCTGTTCATGTTTTGTTAGCCCCGACCCTTTCCGGTAGGCGATGAAACTGCACGAGATAGTCGGTTCCGTCCACAAGGATACCGCCTTGACACCGAGGACAGACGCCAGCTTATTCAGGACAACCGGAGAAGGCTTTGCCATTCCTCTTTCATATTTTGAAAGCGCCTGCTTGGTAACAAAACCACCCAACTGGGCTGCCAGTCCATCCAGTGACAGGCCATTGACCAAGCGCAACTGTTTGAGTCTTTTTTCTATCATATGTTCACCAATGTTTATTGGTTTACAATATCACCATAAAACGATTAAATTGTCAACCAGTATTTCACCATGGCGACTTCAACATGTTCCTTTGGTCAACGGCGGATAACGGCATAAAGTCTATGACTGGACCGCGGTTGCGTGAAGCCGTAATCCAAGCGCCCGCACGACTTTAAGTACTGTAGCGAACTCCGGATTGCCTTCGGGTGATAACGCCTTGTAAAGGCTCTCGCGTCCGAGACCTGTTTCGCGAGCGATTTGCGTTATTCCCTTTGCCCGTGCGATATCTCCCATAGCTGCCGCCACCAGCGCGGGATCGCCTTGTTCGAGTGCGGCTTCCAGATAAGCGGCCATATCCTCTGCGGTTTCCAAATGTTCTGCAGCATCCCAAGGGCGGGTTTTAGTCTTTGTCATGATAGTCTCCTATAATTCTTGCGCCAGTTTCAGCGCTTTCTTGATGTCCCGGTCTTGAGTGCGTTTATCGCCGCCGACAAGCAAAACCACCAACGTCTGGCCGCGCTGTACGAAATACACTCGGTAGCCGGGACCAAAATCTATTCGCAGTTCCGAGACGCCCCCGCCAATCGGCTTCACGTCGCCAAAGTTGCCGAGCGACAGACGGCGGATACGGGCATTGATGCGCGCCCGTGCCTGTCGATCGCGCAAGCTGTCGAACCACTGAAAATATGCCTCGGTTTGTCGGATTTCGATCATGGACGAATTGTATCTTTTGGGATACATAAAAGCAAGAGGAATCTTCAAGGGGAGAAAAGGGGACGGATTTATTATTGTCAATAAACAAATCTGTTCCCTTTCCATTGTATCCGGCCAGCGATAGTAAGCGGGCGCAGCGGTCTCTTGCTACCAGTTTTCGCCCAGCAGTTCGAATTGCTCCTGGAGGTGGGCGCAGGCGGGGCATTGAAGGGGCGCTTCCTCTCCGGTGTGCAGGTAGCCGCAGTTCCGGCAGCGCCAGACTACGGGCCGGTCGCGTTTGAAAACCCTGTCCGCCTTGATGTTGGCGGCCAGCTCTCGATATCTCTTTTCGTGCTGCTTCTCCGAGACGCAGATCGCCTCCCAGGTCTCGGCGGCGCGGTCAAACCCTTCGGCGCGGGCGATTTGGGCAAAACCTGGATACAATTCGGCATGCTCAAAATGTTCCCCCTCGGCCGCGGCAAGCAGGTTTTCATAGGTTGTTTTAACGACGCCAGTGGGAAAACTGCCGCTAATCTCCATCTCCCCCCCATTGAAGAATTTGAAGAACCTAAAGGCGTGTTCGCATTCCTGATTAGCTGTTTCTTCAAAGATATCAGCTATCTGTATATAGCCATCCAGCCGCGCCGCCCGGGCGAAGTAGGTATAGCGGTTTCTGGCCTGCGACTCGCCGGCAAAGGCAAGAAGCAGATTCTTTGCTGTTTTACTTTCCCTGAATTTTGCCATGTCGCATTTTCCTCCTGAAAACCTTTGAAAAACAAGCCCTTAAACACTAATCTGCGATTTGTGAACATTAATCTGCGATTTCAATCGCGTCGGCGCCGCACTCTTTTGCGGCCTGTCGCACCACATCCTTATATTTATCCGGGATCGGGTCCAATTTTATGGTCGATTTCAGTTCGTCCTCATTGTATTCGAAAACCTCCGGGCATAATTTATTGCAGTTTCTGTCTCCCATGCATTTTTTGGTAACGGTTGCTTTCATTTTTTCCTCCTCAAGGGGTGATTGTGAATCGGCGCCATCTGCCAATCTCTTTTGCAGCCGATAATAGGGGGAGTTGCAAGCTTATGTCAAGGTGATTTTTGCATTTCCTGTTCTTCTGGAGGCCTCTTAAATTCTATGGCTATCCGGCCG
This genomic window contains:
- a CDS encoding rubrerythrin family protein, with product MAKFRESKTAKNLLLAFAGESQARNRYTYFARAARLDGYIQIADIFEETANQECEHAFRFFKFFNGGEMEISGSFPTGVVKTTYENLLAAAEGEHFEHAELYPGFAQIARAEGFDRAAETWEAICVSEKQHEKRYRELAANIKADRVFKRDRPVVWRCRNCGYLHTGEEAPLQCPACAHLQEQFELLGENW
- a CDS encoding ferredoxin, encoding MKATVTKKCMGDRNCNKLCPEVFEYNEDELKSTIKLDPIPDKYKDVVRQAAKECGADAIEIAD
- a CDS encoding putative addiction module antidote protein → MTKTKTRPWDAAEHLETAEDMAAYLEAALEQGDPALVAAAMGDIARAKGITQIARETGLGRESLYKALSPEGNPEFATVLKVVRALGLRLHATAVQS
- a CDS encoding type II toxin-antitoxin system RelE/ParE family toxin — translated: MIEIRQTEAYFQWFDSLRDRQARARINARIRRLSLGNFGDVKPIGGGVSELRIDFGPGYRVYFVQRGQTLVVLLVGGDKRTQDRDIKKALKLAQEL